The Gadus chalcogrammus isolate NIFS_2021 chromosome 14, NIFS_Gcha_1.0, whole genome shotgun sequence sequence GTTTACAGAAAATTGGAGTCAATGAGTGTGTcatgaataaacaaaacattacgGTACAAATATTTGTACAAGAAATTAGTTTTCTATAGTCGTCAGGCTATGTCACctgctgtttttcatttgagGGGACCAGACAATATCTTATCAGAGGCCTCGTAACCTGCGCGTTGCGTCTTAAAGAGCATCCTTTCTTTGCTTTTCTATTGTCCTGGTCAGAAAACATTGAACATCAAACACCTATCTTATGAGACAGTGAACCTTCAGGTCCCATATCGAGGGGATTCTTAATAGGATCTCTCTGTGCATCCCTGTGCAGGAGTGGGCTGACATCAAACTACGGTGGAACCCTCCTGACTATCTGGGCATCGCCAGTATCCGTGTTCCTTCGGATATGGTCTGGATCCCGGACATTGTGCTGTATGATAAGTACGTCTGACGCCTCTGTTCTTGCGGTTGCCAAGCAACATTATGTGACATATGTTAAATTTCTGGGTGGCTAAAATTAGGTATGGCTGGGATTGATTTGAATCAACACTTTCAGCACTGGTATAATGTTAAGTGAAATAAAAATGttatgcatttgaaaatatatttacaatCAATTCGAAGCTTCTCGTTCTGATGTTTTGGTGTGCATTATGTGAAGCAACAAAGTAACAAAGCAATTAAATCTAAGGAATATTAGGGACGCGGGATGAAACATATGATAACTCCCTTTGATCCCCAACAGTGCAGATGGGCGTTTTGAAGGGACAGTCACCAAAGTCATTGTCAGGTACGATGGCACCATTTCATGGACCCCACCAGCAAGTTACAAGTCAGCATGCAACATTGATGTCACCTTTTTCCCCTTCGACCTCCAGAACTGCTCCATGAAGTTTGGTTCTTGGACTTATGATGGCTCACAGGTAACAGTCTACTGCACACAGACAGGATGATTCACAAAGACGTAGAACATCTGTGTCAGCGATTCGAAATGATGTGATCCTTACATCTATGTTTGCTATTGACAAACAAAGATAATTATAAACGTAGCTTTTTCTTGCCCTTGGGtcggggggtgtcataaatatttggcctgttaagacCTTttagactgtaatggtgattaaggacTACTACTTTTTGTTAAGACATAATGAAATAGGTAGCAGGGTATGAATTCCCAGTAAACAATGTAATTTTCTCTATCTTTATATATTAAAGGTGGACATCCTTTTGGAGGACGTCAATGTGGACAAGCGGGACTATTTTGACAACGGCGAATGGGAGATCATGAAGGCCACAGGCGGCCGCGGCCTGAGACGGGACGGTGGCGCCTCCTACCCGACCATCACCTACTCCTTCATCATCCGCCGGCTGCCCCTCTTCTACaccctcttcctcatcatcccCTGCATCGGTCTGTCCTTCCTCACCATCCTGGTCTTCTACCTGCCCTCCAACGGCGGCGAGAAGATCTCGCTGTGCACCTCCGTGCTGGTGTCCCTCACCGTGTTCCTCCTGGTCATCGAGGAGATCATCCCGTCCTCTTCCAAGGTCATCCCGCTCATCGGGGAGTACCTGGTCTTCACCATGATCTTCGTCACGCTGTCCATCGTCATCACCGTGTTCGCCATCAACATCCACcaccgctcctcctccactcaccACGACATGGCGCCGTGGGTGAGGAGGATCTTCCTGCACCGCCTACCCAAGCTGCTGTGCATGCGCAGCCACGTGGACCGCTACGCCCCGGACGGAGCTCCTGGGCAAGCCATGCACCCCAACGGGCGGCTAGCCGAGGCCACACAGCCACTGAACTCTCGGCGCAGCCTGCAGGCCGCTTTGGACTCTATTCGCTACATCGCCACGCATGTCGTGAAGGAGAACGAGGTTCGAGAGGTGAGTGTTACCGATTGGTCTAGGTCGAGGTATGCTGTAGGGCACAGCAGCTGTCACTTGCCCATCTAATAACACAATGAGCGCAATCAAATACAATTAATCCCTATCGtgagcctcatagcataattgtcTGTATTCCTGTATTTAGCGTCCAAAAATGCCTGAGGACTTgggcagatagtgattatggaatgtaaacaAGGCTCTGATTGAGCCTTTTTTGCCAAGATTTGGGCCAAGATTGCTTAGGTATCTGCCTAACATCCATAGTCAACTGGGATTAACTGTTAAAACCAGTAATACGATTGTAAACTAAATAGGTATGGCAACATGTAAGATCATTTGACCTCAAGCACATATCTTCACATCTGTTTCACACATTTTGTGCACAACAAAACCTCATGTATTTCTGTATGGATAAGTACACATTACCTTAAATGTATTGAGTAACACAAACTCAATAAATCCTATAAGAAACATCATGATCCAGCTGTTTTTGCACATCAACCAAATACTCGGTTAGATAGGCCTGTTATGCATGAttgattacacacacatattcttaACTACTATTAACTACTAGTTGTTTTGTGCTGGATGAGAAAATTGTGTGAGATAACTTTCTGTTTGTACAGGTGGTGCAAGACTGGAAGTTTGTAGCCCAGGTTTTGGACCGGGTGTTTCTGTGGGCCTTCCTCCTGGTTTCAATCCTTGGCTCTGCCCTGCTTTTCATCCCCGTCATTTACAAGTGGGCCAGCATCATCGTTCCTGACTTCAGTCACGCACACAGTTAAAGGACAACTACCACAAACCCCCCAAAACTCAAAGGTGTCCATCATAAGACACATGTATGTGCTTTCCTGTGATCCCAGACATAATAAAATGATGCTGATGTTCAAAACCCTCAAAAGCTTAATACATGGATAAACAAAATGGTAAAAGATGTCAACACTTTCAAATTGGTTGATGAACGCTCTCTGACATACAACCCATGTCATAACTTAATAAATTCATAACTTTTTTACCTTTGCAATTTTCTTGACATTGACACAACTGCAGTAACATGTTTGTATACACATCCAGCTACAATAGAACTAAGAACTGGACATTTAGTAGACATTTTGAAAATGTTTAGGCGGTCGTTTGAGATGGCCAAGTGGTGGCCTATGAGTGATGGGCCTACAACCTGCGCACTTTAGGCTACTTGGTAGAAATGTATTAAACGATTGGTCGATATCGATTTTTGGtttagatggggggggggggggttgatacCTCATCCACTACCAGATTAGGACATCATAGTAAACATCATACTTTGTTAAATTGTCCTGGAGATCACCCTGGCCTTGTGACTTTCTGAGATTAAGATGCAGAAGGACTTTACACATATATCAATCAATATTCAATATTAGTAATATTGGTATTCAGTATTACCATATTGGTAATACGATCCATGTTCAGTCTTGGTAATAATCAGCCATGTGTAATCTTTGAAGGGAACCCAGGTGGTCTCATTTCACTGCGGAACATCCATGCTGTCCACTCAGAGTCAGGAACAGAGGCCGTGGGATGGGGCACCGGCACCGCACTCCATTAATTTCCTACATCATGCATGTACAATATTGTCCGTGTCAATACTGCAGTAGGCGTGATCCTATTATTTAAATCATAATTGCTATAATATACTTGAAAGAATGAATTGCACACATTTTCCCTAAACAGCCTGCAACACAACAAATTACATGAAGTCGCAAACTCATTTTAACACAGGCCTTGGGGATCTTTATTCATTATAGCATCAGTAGATCCACCTTTGGTATTAAAATGAATGCAAAAAACTACTATTTGCCTCATTACatgtaaatacatacatacatgtccTAAATGGTCGTCCACACTGACCTCCTTAAGAGAGTCCCCACCAGCGCTGTCGCAACCAGTGAGCTGTCCGTCAACGGGGCATGTCTTTCAAGTGCATCAGCCCCCCAAAGCAATAATCTGGTTACTGCTTACTATAGACCCTTACCAATTTGCCAATCAAAAGGTTTGGTGTAAGAGCCAATCCCTGTTACCCTCACTCCCACAGTGAGTAAAAGCCATGAGAAGCTTGTCACGGCTCACTATAGACCCTTACCAATTTGCCTACTAATTTGGCAAAAAAGATCCACGGCCGACACCGTAACCACAACCCTCCTCACCGCCCTGACCCCTGGGAGAAGAGGAAGCTGTTCGTTGAATACATTTCACCATTCAACACCATAGTCCCCTCTAGGCTCGACCTTAGGGACCGACGAATCAACCCCCAGCCTGTGCCGCTGGATCCTAGATTTCCTAACGGGTCAACG is a genomic window containing:
- the chrna5 gene encoding neuronal acetylcholine receptor subunit alpha-5, coding for MALSWCHLCHSLRTSTLSSYAKAEDRLLNYLFKNYQKWVRPVEFLNGTVTVKFGLAISQLVDVDEKNQLMTTNVWMKQEWADIKLRWNPPDYLGIASIRVPSDMVWIPDIVLYDNADGRFEGTVTKVIVRYDGTISWTPPASYKSACNIDVTFFPFDLQNCSMKFGSWTYDGSQVDILLEDVNVDKRDYFDNGEWEIMKATGGRGLRRDGGASYPTITYSFIIRRLPLFYTLFLIIPCIGLSFLTILVFYLPSNGGEKISLCTSVLVSLTVFLLVIEEIIPSSSKVIPLIGEYLVFTMIFVTLSIVITVFAINIHHRSSSTHHDMAPWVRRIFLHRLPKLLCMRSHVDRYAPDGAPGQAMHPNGRLAEATQPLNSRRSLQAALDSIRYIATHVVKENEVREVVQDWKFVAQVLDRVFLWAFLLVSILGSALLFIPVIYKWASIIVPDFSHAHS